The Chitinophagales bacterium genome has a window encoding:
- a CDS encoding OmpH family outer membrane protein → MKKILLGLVCAMMVTVSVDAQRYCVIDSKYILDKLVEYKDAQTKIDKLSEDWQKDIDNRMMEVDRMYKSYQAERAMLSDEMRKKREDEIVAKEKSVKDLQKERFGYEGDLFKERQKLIKPVQDKVFNAVQKYATTHAYDVVFDKSGGVTLFYADPKIDKSDEVLKLLGINK, encoded by the coding sequence ATGAAAAAGATATTATTAGGTTTGGTTTGTGCAATGATGGTAACTGTAAGTGTTGACGCACAACGTTACTGTGTGATAGACTCAAAATATATACTGGATAAATTAGTAGAATATAAGGACGCACAAACCAAGATAGACAAGCTGTCTGAAGACTGGCAAAAGGATATTGACAACCGTATGATGGAGGTAGACAGGATGTACAAAAGCTACCAGGCAGAGCGTGCCATGCTATCTGACGAAATGCGTAAAAAGCGTGAGGATGAGATAGTTGCGAAAGAAAAGAGTGTAAAGGACCTGCAAAAAGAAAGGTTTGGATACGAAGGTGACCTGTTCAAGGAGCGTCAAAAGCTTATAAAACCTGTACAGGACAAGGTGTTCAATGCTGTTCAGAAGTACGCTACCACTCACGCATACGATGTTGTTTTTGACAAGTCTGGTGGCGTAACACTGTTTTATGCAGATCCTAAGATCGATAAAAGCGACGAAGTGTTAAAATTACTTGGAATAAACAAATAA
- a CDS encoding isoprenyl transferase, with translation MDILESLDRSRLPQHIAIIMDGNGRWAKERGQDRVYGHHEGVISVREIVNTCGELGIGYLTLYAFSAENWNRPQEEVNALMELLVNTIRKEAEELKKNNVRLHVIGDFASLPDICQKELNEAIDMTAANTGLNLVLALSYSARWELAEAAKKFAKDVQDGKADVNSLTDEQFHKYLATAAFPDPELMIRTSGEHRISNYLLYQLAYAELYFTPVHWPDFRKQNLYEALLDYQQRERRFGKTSEQIQKNTAQHV, from the coding sequence ATGGATATACTCGAATCATTAGATCGCAGCCGGCTGCCACAGCACATAGCCATTATTATGGATGGTAATGGCCGTTGGGCCAAAGAGCGTGGCCAGGACCGTGTCTATGGTCACCACGAAGGGGTAATAAGCGTGCGCGAGATAGTAAACACATGCGGCGAACTAGGTATTGGTTACCTGACTTTGTATGCGTTTTCTGCAGAGAACTGGAATCGCCCGCAGGAAGAGGTGAACGCCCTGATGGAGCTATTGGTGAACACCATACGCAAAGAGGCAGAAGAACTGAAGAAAAATAATGTGCGCCTGCATGTGATAGGTGATTTTGCCAGTTTGCCGGATATATGCCAGAAAGAGTTGAATGAAGCCATAGATATGACGGCTGCCAATACCGGGCTGAACCTGGTACTGGCACTTAGCTACAGCGCAAGGTGGGAGTTGGCAGAAGCCGCGAAGAAATTTGCAAAGGATGTACAGGATGGCAAGGCCGATGTGAATAGCCTGACCGACGAACAATTTCATAAATACCTGGCAACAGCAGCTTTTCCCGACCCGGAACTGATGATACGTACCAGCGGAGAACACCGTATCAGCAATTACCTGCTGTACCAGCTGGCCTATGCCGAATTGTATTTTACACCGGTACATTGGCCTGATTTCAGGAAACAGAACTTATATGAGGCACTGCTGGACTACCAGCAAAGGGAACGCCGTTTCGGAAAAACAAGTGAACAAATCCAAAAGAATACAGCCCAGCATGTATAA
- a CDS encoding ATP-binding cassette domain-containing protein: MQDGAIVSLRNANIYQGQSLILNNVHFEVRKGEFVYLVGKTGSGKSSLLKTLYGDLYLKEGEGHVAGFDLKTLKWQNVPLLRRNLGIVFQDFRLLTDRTVNDNLEFVLKATGWTDKTLIKEKIDNVLHKVGLRNKGFKMPYEMSGGEQQRVDIARALLNNPQLILADEPTGNLDPDTRDEIMQLLFNICTDYNAAVIMATHDYHIIQKFPARVVRIEHSGVKEISVAGL; the protein is encoded by the coding sequence ATGCAGGACGGAGCAATTGTTTCTTTAAGAAATGCGAACATATACCAGGGCCAGAGCCTGATTCTCAATAACGTACACTTTGAAGTAAGGAAAGGTGAGTTTGTATACCTGGTAGGGAAAACGGGTAGTGGAAAATCGAGCCTGCTGAAAACACTGTATGGTGATCTGTACCTGAAAGAAGGAGAGGGGCATGTTGCCGGTTTTGACTTGAAAACATTGAAATGGCAGAATGTTCCCCTGCTAAGGAGGAACCTGGGTATCGTATTCCAGGATTTCCGGTTGCTGACAGACAGAACGGTAAATGATAACCTTGAGTTCGTCTTAAAAGCCACGGGATGGACCGATAAGACCCTGATAAAAGAAAAGATAGATAATGTACTTCACAAGGTAGGATTGAGAAACAAAGGTTTTAAAATGCCTTACGAGATGTCAGGCGGTGAGCAACAGCGTGTGGACATAGCCCGAGCACTGCTGAACAATCCGCAACTGATACTGGCAGATGAACCAACAGGTAACCTGGATCCGGACACCCGTGATGAGATCATGCAGTTACTGTTCAATATATGTACAGACTACAATGCAGCTGTTATCATGGCCACGCATGATTACCATATCATTCAGAAATTCCCGGCAAGGGTTGTTCGTATTG
- a CDS encoding glycosyltransferase: protein MMLYRRGWRKEPLFVLHDSYVPSTKISVVIPARNEEENIASCITSVLTQDYPPALLEVIVIDDHSNDDTAAIIRSFTDERVKYIDLAAHMGSEAKVVAFKKLALATGIAQSKGDLIVTTDADCTAGKNWLKEIAAKYELEQAVMVVAPVRFTSDNSIVQVFQQLDFMSMQGITAATLRLKLGNMCNGANLAFSKKAYEEVGGYKGIDHIASGDDYLLMMKLNRSFPGGIAYLKSANAIVSTPPQPGWMSFLNQRIRWASKSGKYDDNKMTGILAMVYLLNVLLFALFVYGIVHPVYLAWFSAALLVKTTVELVYLLPVANFFHCRRRLLLFPVLQPLHIVYIVLAGFLGFAGVYRWKDRTVK, encoded by the coding sequence ATGATGTTGTACAGGCGGGGGTGGCGTAAAGAACCACTCTTTGTATTGCACGACAGTTATGTACCCTCAACGAAGATATCTGTTGTCATTCCTGCGCGGAATGAGGAAGAGAATATCGCTTCCTGCATCACGTCTGTGCTAACCCAGGATTATCCCCCTGCATTGCTTGAGGTCATTGTAATTGATGATCATTCCAATGATGATACAGCTGCTATAATAAGATCGTTTACAGATGAGCGTGTAAAATATATAGACCTGGCTGCACATATGGGCAGTGAAGCCAAAGTAGTGGCCTTTAAAAAGCTGGCACTGGCTACAGGTATTGCACAAAGTAAAGGTGACCTGATAGTGACCACTGATGCGGACTGTACTGCCGGAAAGAACTGGCTGAAAGAGATTGCTGCTAAATACGAGTTGGAACAGGCGGTAATGGTGGTTGCACCGGTGCGTTTTACCTCGGATAATAGTATAGTGCAGGTATTTCAACAGCTTGATTTTATGAGTATGCAGGGCATTACAGCGGCTACACTCAGGTTGAAGCTAGGTAATATGTGTAACGGCGCTAATCTTGCTTTTTCTAAGAAAGCATATGAAGAAGTAGGGGGGTATAAAGGAATTGATCACATTGCTTCGGGAGATGATTACCTGCTGATGATGAAACTGAACAGGTCTTTCCCCGGAGGTATTGCTTATTTGAAATCTGCTAACGCCATAGTATCTACACCGCCACAGCCGGGATGGATGAGTTTTTTGAATCAGCGTATACGCTGGGCCTCTAAATCGGGCAAGTATGATGATAACAAAATGACCGGGATATTGGCGATGGTATACTTGCTGAATGTACTCCTGTTTGCGCTGTTCGTATATGGTATTGTGCACCCTGTTTACCTGGCGTGGTTCTCTGCAGCATTACTGGTGAAAACAACGGTTGAATTAGTGTACCTGTTGCCTGTTGCGAATTTCTTTCATTGCAGGAGACGTTTACTCCTGTTCCCGGTATTGCAGCCGTTGCATATAGTGTATATTGTGCTTGCCGGTTTCCTTGGTTTTGCAGGAGTGTACCGTTGGAAAGACAGGACCGTTAAATAA
- a CDS encoding PorP/SprF family type IX secretion system membrane protein, translating into MKKILLGVGAAMIFTTSGMAQDAHFTQYFASPLTLNPALTGLTQCDARLAVNFRSQWGSVSPNPYTTATLSYDMATMKGTLGNGDALGVGVLGFYDKSGLGGLQNVTLGLSLAYHKALGYEKQHTLSIGLQGALVQKSLDFTKLKFEDQYNPQSGVADYQTSEVVGNADLTYPDFNAGVMYSGRVTEHGTAYIGLSYYHLTSPTESFLNDNHTISPRYSGYIGGSFDLNENLVLYASGLYQSQASASEIMAGGAIGFVLNPGYDKEFTKSTIFYLGGWYRYGDAIAPYIGFEWSKMKLGVSYDVNVSSFAPATGGNGGYEISLIYNGCFNKRAAQPTYNFACPKF; encoded by the coding sequence ATGAAGAAAATATTATTAGGAGTAGGTGCTGCGATGATATTCACAACTTCAGGTATGGCGCAGGATGCGCATTTTACTCAATACTTCGCATCTCCCCTTACACTGAACCCGGCACTGACCGGCCTTACTCAATGCGATGCAAGGCTTGCAGTGAACTTCCGTTCTCAGTGGGGAAGTGTATCTCCTAATCCTTATACCACAGCAACCCTGTCTTACGACATGGCTACTATGAAAGGTACGCTGGGCAATGGAGACGCTTTAGGTGTAGGTGTTTTAGGTTTTTATGACAAATCAGGCCTCGGTGGTTTACAAAACGTTACACTCGGCCTTTCTCTTGCATACCACAAAGCTTTAGGTTACGAAAAACAACATACGTTATCTATTGGCCTGCAAGGTGCTTTAGTTCAAAAATCATTAGACTTCACTAAACTGAAGTTCGAAGATCAATACAATCCTCAATCAGGTGTTGCTGACTACCAAACCAGCGAAGTAGTTGGAAATGCGGATCTTACTTATCCCGATTTCAATGCTGGTGTTATGTACTCAGGTCGTGTTACCGAGCATGGTACAGCTTACATCGGCTTGTCTTACTACCACCTGACTTCTCCAACAGAGTCTTTCCTGAATGATAACCATACTATCAGCCCACGTTACTCCGGCTATATTGGTGGTTCATTCGATCTGAACGAGAACCTGGTACTGTATGCAAGCGGTTTGTACCAAAGCCAGGCTTCAGCTTCTGAGATCATGGCAGGTGGTGCTATAGGTTTCGTTTTGAACCCCGGTTATGATAAAGAATTCACTAAGAGCACTATCTTCTACTTAGGTGGTTGGTATCGCTACGGTGATGCGATCGCTCCATATATCGGTTTCGAGTGGTCAAAAATGAAGTTAGGTGTTAGCTACGATGTTAACGTTTCAAGCTTTGCTCCTGCTACAGGTGGTAACGGCGGTTACGAAATATCACTGATATATAACGGTTGCTTCAACAAGCGTGCAGCCCAGCCTACTTACAACTTCGCTTGTCCTAAGTTCTAA
- a CDS encoding DNA-3-methyladenine glycosylase, whose translation MLTSEFYEREDVVQVAKDLLGKVLVTNFEGVVTSGIIVETEAYAGVTDKASHAYGGRRTARTEIMYREGGVAYVYLCYGIHHLFNVVTSAQDVPHAVLIRGLEPLEGIDMMLERRGRKVLSPALTAGPGALSSAMGITTRLTGTLLQSAHIYIEDRGIDITGKDIVAGTRVGVGYAAEDAYLPYRFMIKGNKYISKGKGL comes from the coding sequence GTGTTAACATCAGAGTTTTACGAAAGGGAGGATGTGGTGCAGGTAGCAAAAGATCTGCTGGGGAAGGTGCTGGTTACTAATTTTGAAGGGGTGGTTACTTCCGGCATTATTGTAGAGACCGAAGCATATGCAGGTGTTACGGATAAGGCTTCACATGCTTACGGAGGCAGGCGTACCGCGAGAACGGAGATCATGTACCGCGAGGGTGGAGTGGCCTATGTATACCTGTGTTATGGTATACATCACCTGTTCAATGTAGTTACCAGTGCGCAGGATGTGCCTCATGCCGTTCTCATACGCGGATTGGAGCCGCTGGAAGGAATTGATATGATGCTTGAAAGAAGGGGTAGGAAAGTACTTTCGCCAGCTCTTACAGCCGGACCGGGTGCTTTGAGCAGCGCCATGGGGATTACTACACGGCTTACCGGTACATTATTACAGAGTGCGCACATATATATCGAGGACAGAGGTATTGATATAACAGGTAAAGATATAGTTGCGGGAACAAGGGTAGGCGTAGGTTATGCTGCAGAGGATGCTTATCTGCCCTACCGTTTTATGATAAAGGGTAATAAGTATATAAGTAAGGGTAAAGGACTTTAG
- a CDS encoding OmpH family outer membrane protein, protein MKKIVLIVACGLMLGNIAIAQTKFGHINSAELLKNMPDVTKAENEIQTYAKTFQEQLQAMSKEYETKVQAFQAGEKTMTEAMKEVKVKEIKDLEARIESTNQSAQEKVEKKRQELLQPIIDKADKAIKSVATEKGYDYIFDTSTGAFLQVKQSDDIMSLVKAKLGMQ, encoded by the coding sequence ATGAAAAAAATAGTACTGATTGTAGCCTGCGGATTAATGTTGGGCAACATAGCAATTGCACAAACAAAATTCGGGCATATCAATTCAGCCGAACTATTAAAGAATATGCCTGATGTTACCAAGGCAGAGAATGAAATTCAAACCTATGCAAAAACCTTCCAGGAGCAACTGCAGGCGATGAGCAAAGAGTATGAAACAAAGGTTCAGGCTTTCCAGGCAGGTGAAAAGACCATGACGGAAGCAATGAAAGAAGTGAAGGTAAAAGAGATAAAAGACCTGGAAGCACGTATAGAAAGCACTAACCAGAGTGCACAGGAGAAAGTAGAAAAGAAAAGGCAGGAACTGCTGCAGCCGATCATTGATAAAGCAGATAAGGCAATTAAGAGTGTAGCTACTGAAAAAGGTTATGACTATATTTTTGACACCAGCACAGGTGCTTTCCTGCAGGTGAAACAATCAGACGATATCATGTCGCTGGTGAAGGCAAAACTGGGTATGCAATAA
- the upp gene encoding uracil phosphoribosyltransferase, whose translation MVTNLSDSNSILCNWIAQIRDISIQQDRMRFRRNIERIGEVAAYELSKYLPYTDCKVQTPMGEADCTELSQVPVLATLLRAGLPLHQGVMNYFDQADNAFIAGYRKHHRDGTFEIAQYYVTSPELEGRPLIVADPMLATGSSLALALESLLENGKPSQIHVVTVIACTVGIEHLKRKFPEAYIWAGAIDDELTARGYIVPGLGDAGDLSFGIKMQS comes from the coding sequence ATGGTTACAAACCTGAGTGATAGCAACTCCATACTCTGCAACTGGATAGCCCAGATCAGGGATATCAGTATTCAGCAAGACAGGATGCGTTTTCGCAGAAATATTGAACGTATAGGCGAGGTGGCAGCATATGAACTGAGCAAATACCTCCCATACACTGACTGTAAAGTGCAAACCCCTATGGGCGAGGCAGATTGCACTGAACTGAGCCAGGTGCCTGTACTGGCTACCCTTTTACGTGCGGGATTACCTCTGCACCAGGGAGTTATGAACTATTTTGACCAGGCAGACAATGCTTTTATTGCCGGATACCGCAAACACCATCGCGATGGCACTTTTGAGATAGCTCAATACTACGTTACCAGCCCCGAACTGGAAGGCCGACCACTTATAGTAGCCGACCCCATGCTGGCCACCGGATCATCACTTGCCCTGGCCCTTGAATCACTGCTCGAGAACGGGAAACCCTCGCAGATACATGTAGTAACAGTAATTGCATGTACCGTTGGTATTGAACATCTTAAGCGAAAATTTCCGGAAGCTTATATATGGGCAGGAGCTATTGATGATGAGCTGACAGCACGCGGATACATAGTGCCGGGGCTGGGCGACGCGGGCGATTTGTCATTTGGTATAAAAATGCAATCCTGA
- a CDS encoding outer membrane protein assembly factor — MYKEISRTLLLIVLFLFNAELDSFAQINTSKGIANMRQGPQMPEKPIEYTIGGITVSGTRFLDNDLLITVSGLSVGDKIKVPTDEKVTRAIRNLWKQELFSDISISATNIVGDKIFLNIEIEERPRLSKYNFKGIRKSEATELKDKLGLVKSRVVTEATKKESVVRIRKYYSEKGFNDISVSVDEVIDTISVNSVILTFDIDKGVRTRINQINVAGNNIVSDSRVKKTMKGTKEMARISLHPADEISIYEAEERSFKNYVNNLGFLSPSKTLDALDPYFRYNFFSSSKFNEKKFESDKQSIVSYYNTLGHRDAIVTDDTVYKVGGGNINIDIKIREGHQYYFGDIEWKGNTKYSGEFLSKILGIKRGDIYNVELLDTRLGKVLSPDGGDDVSSLYMNDGYLFFNVDPVEVSIVGDTINYEMRITEGPQATIKNVTITGNFRTNEHVIRRELRTLPGNKFSRADLIRSQREIANLGFFDQEKIGIQPKPNQEDGTVDIEYSVVEKSSDQLQLSAGFGGGISFYGNVGVTFNNFSLRNVFKPQFWDPLPVGDGQRFSVNYQSNGKYYNSMNVSFTEPWLGGKKPNSLTTNFMYSKFSSSITGANVNESYMRVLGGGVSMSRRVKWPDDNFVFTYGINYQNFKLKQYELISGSGFNDGPSNNLYAKLVLARYSIDQPLYPRSGSNINFTFQFTPPYSSISGDDFSSAAPAQKYKWIEYHKYRFTAEWYQRIVGNMVFKFATKYGFMGYYNRDIGFSPFERFQVGGGGLSGQNYFVGRDIIAQRGYNGPYTSDATIFNKYTAEVRYPFSLSPTSTIYGLLFVEAANAWANFSQYNPSKLNRSAGVGLRVFLPMFGLLGLDYGVGFDRYDKAGGYTKLKDIANFTFMLGFEPD; from the coding sequence ATGTATAAAGAAATATCACGAACTTTATTACTTATTGTCCTTTTTCTCTTTAATGCTGAGTTAGACTCCTTTGCCCAGATCAACACCTCAAAGGGCATAGCTAATATGAGGCAAGGCCCGCAGATGCCTGAAAAACCAATAGAATACACTATAGGAGGTATAACTGTATCCGGTACAAGGTTCCTGGATAATGACCTGCTGATAACGGTTTCGGGTCTGAGTGTAGGAGATAAAATAAAGGTTCCGACTGATGAAAAGGTTACACGAGCCATACGCAACCTGTGGAAACAGGAACTGTTCTCCGACATCAGCATATCGGCTACTAATATTGTAGGCGATAAAATATTCCTGAATATCGAGATAGAAGAGCGTCCCCGCCTGAGTAAATATAATTTCAAAGGGATACGCAAGAGTGAAGCTACAGAGCTTAAGGATAAACTTGGCCTTGTCAAGTCGCGTGTGGTAACAGAGGCAACAAAAAAAGAATCAGTAGTAAGGATACGTAAGTATTATTCCGAGAAGGGCTTTAACGACATCAGTGTATCAGTAGATGAAGTTATTGATACAATATCTGTCAACAGTGTTATACTGACCTTTGACATAGACAAGGGCGTGCGTACGCGCATCAACCAGATCAATGTGGCAGGTAATAATATAGTTTCTGATTCGCGGGTGAAGAAGACAATGAAAGGCACGAAAGAGATGGCCCGTATCAGCCTGCACCCGGCAGATGAGATCAGTATATATGAAGCAGAGGAGCGTTCTTTTAAGAACTATGTTAATAACCTGGGATTCCTGTCACCGTCAAAAACATTAGACGCGCTTGACCCGTATTTCAGGTACAATTTCTTCTCTTCGTCTAAGTTCAACGAAAAGAAATTCGAGTCAGATAAACAATCTATCGTAAGCTATTATAATACGCTCGGACACAGGGATGCCATTGTTACTGATGATACTGTTTATAAAGTAGGTGGCGGTAATATCAATATAGATATCAAGATAAGGGAAGGCCACCAATACTATTTTGGTGATATAGAATGGAAAGGTAACACTAAATACTCCGGCGAATTCCTGAGCAAGATACTAGGTATCAAACGCGGTGATATTTATAACGTAGAGTTGCTGGACACCAGGTTGGGTAAAGTGCTGAGCCCTGACGGTGGTGATGACGTGAGTAGTTTGTATATGAATGATGGTTACCTGTTCTTTAACGTGGATCCTGTTGAGGTATCTATTGTGGGTGATACGATCAACTACGAGATGCGTATTACCGAAGGACCACAGGCTACCATTAAGAATGTGACCATAACCGGTAACTTCCGTACCAACGAACATGTTATCAGGCGTGAGCTACGTACATTGCCGGGCAATAAATTCAGCCGTGCCGACCTGATACGTTCGCAAAGGGAGATAGCCAACCTTGGCTTTTTCGACCAGGAGAAGATAGGTATTCAACCAAAGCCTAACCAGGAAGATGGTACAGTGGATATTGAATATTCAGTAGTAGAAAAATCGAGCGACCAATTGCAGCTTTCTGCCGGTTTTGGTGGCGGTATCAGCTTCTACGGTAACGTCGGTGTCACCTTTAACAACTTCTCGCTGAGGAATGTGTTTAAACCGCAGTTCTGGGACCCATTACCTGTTGGTGATGGTCAGCGCTTTTCGGTTAACTATCAGTCGAACGGTAAATACTACAACTCTATGAACGTGTCGTTCACAGAGCCTTGGCTGGGTGGTAAAAAGCCTAACTCGCTTACTACCAACTTCATGTATAGTAAGTTCAGTAGTTCGATAACAGGGGCAAATGTCAACGAATCTTACATGCGCGTGCTGGGTGGTGGTGTATCTATGAGTCGCCGTGTAAAATGGCCTGATGATAACTTCGTATTTACTTATGGTATCAATTACCAGAATTTTAAATTGAAACAATATGAGTTGATATCCGGGTCGGGTTTTAACGACGGCCCAAGTAACAACCTGTACGCAAAACTTGTGTTGGCAAGGTATTCAATTGACCAGCCATTGTATCCGCGTAGTGGTTCGAATATCAACTTTACATTCCAGTTCACACCACCATATAGTTCTATAAGCGGCGATGATTTCAGTAGTGCTGCACCTGCCCAGAAATACAAATGGATAGAATATCATAAGTATCGTTTTACGGCAGAATGGTATCAGCGTATAGTGGGTAATATGGTATTCAAGTTCGCTACCAAGTACGGTTTCATGGGCTATTATAACCGTGATATCGGTTTCTCTCCGTTTGAGCGCTTCCAGGTAGGTGGTGGTGGTCTTTCCGGCCAGAACTATTTCGTAGGTCGTGATATCATTGCACAGAGGGGGTATAATGGTCCATATACCAGCGATGCAACGATATTCAATAAATACACCGCGGAGGTGCGCTATCCGTTCTCTCTGAGTCCTACATCTACTATTTACGGTTTGCTGTTTGTTGAGGCGGCTAATGCATGGGCTAATTTCAGCCAGTATAACCCGTCAAAACTTAATCGCTCTGCAGGTGTTGGTTTAAGGGTGTTCCTGCCCATGTTTGGTCTGCTTGGTTTAGACTACGGAGTAGGTTTCGACCGTTATGATAAAGCTGGTGGGTATACAAAGCTTAAGGATATAGCCAACTTTACCTTTATGCTGGGCTTTGAACCGGATTAA
- a CDS encoding SAM-dependent methyltransferase: MAGLYLIPIPIADDALHTLSEEIGTVTLQVQHYFVENVRTARRFLKALHPSIVIDNLHFSEIDKHNGPDLRTLAEWLKNGYSIGVMSEAGCPGIADPGSVLVQKAHELNVDIIPLTGPNSMILALMASGLNGQSFAFHGYLPLKDPARSKRIKELEQLSAKEKQTQIFIETPYRNQVLFEELLKNCNNSTWLCIARNVTGANAYIKTRSIADWKKNKPDWEKQPTVFLVLA; encoded by the coding sequence ATGGCAGGATTATATCTTATACCCATACCGATAGCGGATGACGCGCTGCATACACTCAGCGAAGAGATAGGAACTGTTACCCTGCAGGTACAGCACTATTTTGTAGAGAACGTACGTACCGCCAGGCGTTTTCTTAAAGCGCTACACCCTTCTATTGTTATAGACAACCTGCATTTCTCCGAAATAGATAAACACAATGGCCCTGATCTGCGAACACTCGCTGAATGGCTGAAAAACGGCTATTCAATAGGAGTGATGAGTGAAGCAGGCTGCCCGGGCATTGCCGACCCCGGTTCTGTACTGGTACAAAAGGCACATGAATTGAATGTTGATATTATACCACTCACGGGACCTAACTCTATGATACTTGCGTTGATGGCATCCGGACTTAATGGCCAGAGTTTTGCCTTTCATGGATATCTGCCCCTGAAAGATCCTGCACGCAGTAAAAGGATAAAAGAACTGGAACAATTATCTGCAAAAGAAAAACAGACGCAGATATTCATCGAAACGCCTTACAGGAACCAGGTATTATTTGAAGAGCTGCTGAAGAACTGCAACAACAGCACATGGCTCTGCATTGCCCGGAATGTAACAGGAGCAAATGCATACATCAAAACAAGGAGTATAGCTGATTGGAAAAAGAACAAGCCCGACTGGGAAAAGCAACCTACCGTATTCCTGGTATTAGCGTAA